The following are encoded in a window of Pongo abelii isolate AG06213 chromosome 16, NHGRI_mPonAbe1-v2.0_pri, whole genome shotgun sequence genomic DNA:
- the LOC129050307 gene encoding golgin subfamily A member 6-like protein 1 isoform X4, which yields MLMWPQPHLPDNPHLPDNPHLPTHPHLPTHPYLPTHPHLPTHPHLPTHPHLPTHPHLPTHPHLPTHPHLPTHPHLPTHPHSSTHPHLPTHPHLPTHPHLPTHPHLPTHPHLPTHPDLPTHPSPPTHPDLPTHPHLPTHPHLPTHPHLPTHPHLPTHPHLPTHPHLPTHPHLPTHPHLPTHPHLPTHPHLPTHPHLPTHPHLPTHPHLPTHPRPPTQPHLPTQPHLPTQPTMYKETRQNKLAEAKEKLRDHHAQTNPSVGAGASDTKKKKINNGTNPETTTSDGCHSPEDEKKANHQHQEALRRELEAQVHTIRILTCQKTELQTALYYSQQAVKQLEGEARDLIGRLHDSWKFAGELEQALSAVTTQKEKADKYIKELTKERDTLSLELYRNTITDEELKEKNAELQEKLQLVESEKSEIQLNVKELKRKLERAKLLLPQQLQAETDHLGKELQSVSAKLQAQVEENELWNRLNQQQEEKMWSQEEKIREREEKIREREEKIQEQEEKIREQEEKMRRQEEMMREKEEKIRELEEKIHEQEKIWEEEEKRQEQEKICEQEKRQEQEEKMWRQEEKIHKQEEKIQEQEEKMWRQEEKMYEQEKIWEEEKRQEQEEKMWRQEEKIREQEEMWRQKEKMHQQEEKIREQEEKMWRQEEKIWEQEKKMWRQEEKIREQEEKMGRQEEKIREQEEKMHEQEEKMWRQEEKMHEQEKIREEEKRQEQEEKIWRQEEKIREQEKMWRQKEKMREQEEKIREQEEKMWRQEEKVRKQKDMMREQEEKIREQEEMMQEQEEKMRRQEEKMWEQEVRLRHQEEKMQELEEHLEAAIYRADDKNAQTINM from the exons ATGCTGATGtggccccaaccccacctccctgacaatccccacctccctgacaatccccacctccctacccatccccacctccctacccacccctacctccctacccacccccacctccctacccacccccacctccctacccacccccacctccctacacacccccacctccctacacacccccacctccctacccacccccacctccctacacacccccacctccctacacacccccactcatctacccatccccacctccctacccatccccacctccctacacacccccaccttcctacccacccccacctccctacacacccccacctccctacccaccccgaCCTCCCTACCCATCCCAGCCCCCCTACCCACCCcgacctccctacccacccccacctccctacccacccccacctccctacccacccccacctccctacacacccccacctccctacacacccccacctccctacacacccccacctccctacacacccccacctccctacacacccccacctccctacccacccccatctccctacgcacccccacctccctacgcacccccacctccctacgcacccccacctccctacccacccccacctccctacccatccccGCCCCCCTACCcaaccccacctccctacccaaccccacctccctacccaaccCACGATGTACAAAGAAACCCGACAGAACAAATTGGCCGAGGCCAAGGAAAAG TTGAGAGACCATCATGCCCAGACCAACCCTAGTGTTGGTGCAGGAGCAAGCGacaccaaaaagaagaaaataaataatggcactAACCCTGAGACAACCACTTCTGATGGTTGCCACTCACCTGAGGAT GAAAAGAAGGCAAACCACCAACATCAGGAAGCTCTAAGGAGGGagctagag GCCCAGGTTCATACCATACGAATCCTTACATGTCAGAAAACCGAGCTTCAGACGGCACTCTATTACAGCCAGCAAGCTGTCAAGCAGTTGGAAG GAGAGGCCAGGGATCTGATCGGCCGCCTGCATGATTCATGGAAGTTTGCAGGAGAGTTAGAGCAGGCTCTCTCTGCCGTCACTACACAGAAGGAGAAGGCGGATAAG TACATCAAGGAGTTAACAAAGGAGAGGGACACCCTGAGTCTGGAACTGTACAGGAACAC CATAACCGATGaggagctgaaggagaaaaatgccgaactacaagaaaaacttcaacttgtagaatctgaaaagtctGAGATCCAGCTCAACGTAAAGGAgctaaaaagaaagctggagaggGCCAAGCTCCTGCTGCCACAG cagctgcaggcgGAGACTGACCACCTGGGTAAGGAGCTGCAGAGTGTGTCAGCAAAGCTCCAAGCCCAGGTGGAAGAGAATGAGTTGTGGAACCGCCTGAACCAGcaacaggaggagaagatgtggagccaggaggagaagatacgggagcgggaggagaagatacgggagcggGAGGAGAAGATAcaagagcaggaggagaagatacgggagcaggaggagaagatgcggaggcaggaggagatgatgcgagagaaggaggagaagatacgggagctgGAGGAGAAGATACACGAGCAGGAAAAGatatgggaggaggaggagaagaggcaggagcaggagaagatATGCGagcaggagaagaggcaggagcaggaggagaagatgtggaggcaggaggagaagatacacaagcaggaggagaagatacaggagcaggaggagaagatgtggaggcaggaggagaagatgtacGAGCAGGAGAAGAtatgggaggaggagaagaggcaggagcaggaggagaagatgtggaggcaggaggagaagatacgggagcaggaggagatgtggaggcagaaggagaagatgcaccagcaggaggagaagatacgggagcaggaggagaagatgtggaggcaggaggagaagatatgggagcaggagaagaagatgtggaggcaggaggagaagatacgggagcaggaggagaagatggggaggcaggaggagaagatacgggagcaggaagagaagatgcacgagcaggaggagaagatgtggaggcaggaggagaagatgcacgagcaggagaagatacgggaggaggagaagaggcaggagcaggaggagaagatatggaggcaggaggagaagatacgggagcaggagaagatgtggaggcagaaggagaagatgcgcgagcaggaggaaaagatacgggagcaggaggagaagatgtggaggcaggaggagaaggtgCGGAAGCAGAAAGATATGATGcgagagcaggaggagaagatacgtgagcaggaggagatgatgcaggaacaggaggagaagatgcggaggcaggaggagaagatgtgggagCAGGAAGTGAGGCTGCGGcaccaggaggagaagatgcaggaactggag GAGCACCTGGAAGCTGCCATCTACCGAGCAGATGACAAGAACGCACaaacaataaacatgtaa